Below is a genomic region from Biomphalaria glabrata chromosome 3, xgBioGlab47.1, whole genome shotgun sequence.
CTTAGATTAGTTTAGATAGTTTAGAGATGCTAAATCTAGCATTTATTATAGTCTACATCAACTTGATCAAGAGAAGAAAGACATGCGGCTTTAGacaatttcaattttaaatggATGATAATGAAGTATTGTTTCAGATCTGATATCTCGATCATGAAATAATTATGATTAAGATTTACTATttctaatctaatctagatctataagccaTGATAGTTAGTAGGCCTATCTTTCtaaatactataaatacatcTAGTACCTATATCAACAATAGACTATTTTTTTCGTATTTAATTTTCATGTTTAATacaaaattatgtttcatatttcaatttttaaagtaTCCAACAGAGAAAGAACCAAATGTAATTAAAGTTGAGATCAGAGAGCACAAGATGGGTAAGAAAAGTTAACTATGATGGTTCTAATGATCAAAATATCAGCCTCTCTGTTAtatcattctttcttttctcctttctttcttttctcattCTGCTTGAGCACAATGACTCACTAATATTCAAacactttttattattttggatTTAACTTGAGCAGCTAAATGCAGCAAAGAAACCTCATAATAATGAGCAATTAATAAAGGCTAATTAAATAGACTTAGTCCACAAAAACATGTTATGACAGCATTGAGGTGGgttatacaaaatcttaatgctgttttatatatttcactttttaatttctaatttaGTTCTGCACACTCACACACTTCTCTTATATATGctttaagaaattatttattaCCAGTAGGGCCTACCTTTATTTTATACAGTGCcttagctaggaatttgccatcaatTGGGGGCGCGGGGGGAtccctgcattttgagtaatatttaatgtaaaaaaacactcatttggaagCCCGTTCAAGTTCATATCCTAATGGAGACTAGTAATTTCAATATGAAAACACTTAGCTTTGATGGGCctcaaaaattatttaagaatgTTAAGCTGATAATTGTAACACACTTAAGGTGAATTATGAAAACACTTAGCTTTGATGGGCctcaaaaattatttaagaatgTTAAGCTGATAATTGTAACACACTTAAGGTGAATTGTTCTTCACCCACCCATTAAGTAAGCCACAAAGCTTTTTGTAGCACATGTCAATCTGTGATAaaacttaatcactttttttttgtttacatttatgaatttattaattattgttcaaTTAAAATGTATAGATCATGTCAAAGGGACAGACTATCAAAGACGGTGGGCTTATTGTCAGAATAATGTACCTCAAGTACTGAGAATAGTAAGTTTAATTCATTATCATCCAATTTTCACCTTTCCTTTGACTTtctcttttataatttttttaatgaagtactttaattgttttttcttattttacataataatttttagTGTGCTACTGTTGGGATTATTCTATGCGAAAGATAATGAGACTGATTTTGACTGAATGACCATTTTTCTGAGCTTTTCAAggatgtttttataaaaaactttgttgttgttttttttaaatcataaacaaaattaatttcaaaattgtTTATATTAATGTGTGCTGTATATGTAGATtcctaaaaattatttaaataaaatatctacTACTGTTTTGTGCAATACTGATAATTTGTAATAGTAATATTTTAatacaacaataaaataatattacctCTAATTTGTTCTATTCTTTTAATGATATTATATATCTACAGATATCTCTGCTAGATGAAAAGGAAATCATATTTGAAGAGGAAGCATGGTTGGATCTACACAACAAAAGCTTGAGGGTAGAGTCAAAGAACATCTCATTTTCAGACTATGCCCAAATGTGGGAAGAATCAACATTTAAGCCATCTGATGAAAACCCTAACTGGTAACATAAATGAAACATATTATTTTTCACCTAATAAAGTTTACTTCTTTTGGCAGAAAATATAGAAGACCACTCTCATTTAACAAACTATTTCAAGTTACCCTCTAGCCTATAAGCATTATGATTAATTGATGTCTTTATTGCTATTAAAGTATTTTCTATGTGCTTAAGTTCAATTGTATTTGTGAGACACTTAATGAGGTGCGGTATTCAAACAATATATCCTTCATTACAGTATTACCTCTCTTGTATGTCCATATCTGTCTTGATAACTATGTACCTTGAAAAGTCTCTTTCAAAGACTTTTCTagattgtttacataataattggcatttttttgttcaatcttctttattttgtatctttttcTGAACCTTTCTAAATACCTACTTGTTTACATAAGTATCTCTCCAAGGTCTACAAGACTTCAATCTAACAATAAacgtttgttttttcttactCATACTCggtgttttttttgtgacggtatgcACCGGTACGGCATACCGGCACATGTTTcagtgtggggaaaaaattattacttttcttgtattttcatgtttattattaatttattagtagttaaaagttaggcaatccatcacttaGTACtggtacctattttttttacaaaaaaaaagcactgctcaTACTCAATGTGAACTTTTTACCTGGTCAGTTCTCATATGCTTCATTAATAGCAATGTGTGCAATCCAGCATGACAGTAGGTGAATCAAGATGGCTGAGATTAAACTCAATTTTATTTTCCTATTTGATTGCTAATATACCATAATTTTAACAACCACTGACTAaaagttttttagttttttatagAGTTTTTGGACTAAGATATATGCAATGTCATTGATGCTGTTTTTCACATCAATGTTGTAAGAAAAGTTGTTATACCATAAGAGGTACTATTGATATAAACACTCCACTACCATTACCTAtgaaatgcttccaatggcctGCATCTCAAATAACCtagacaaccagtccaactctgTCCATCACGGCTCAGATAATGGGTCCAACAGAACAATTAACATTGACAGGAGAAGGGATAAAGAGGAGTATCTGGtacttaaaacataaatctttgggcaggaggggcttGTTATCCTTGCTTGGCTACTCTGAGTAGCTTCTGCTTCTTTGCAGCTAAACCCAAAAACAAGAAAGGCTTCGGAAGTCACCCTGAGAAAAAATCATGAATCGGTGACCCTTTGACAGCTTATAACACACTGTGCTCCACTCTGGAAGACACTGTTAACCCAACAGCTGGGTGgtgaggggggaactgctgtgtaaGGGACAATGTTCTGACCCAATGCATATATGTTTTCATCTCGTTCTCCATGAGAAGCGCTATATATAGTTGTCATCtttattttgtatctttttcTGAACCTTTCTAAATACCTACTTGTTTACATAAATATCTCTGGCAGACACTGTTAACCCAACAGCTGGGTGGTGatgggggaactgctgtgtaaAGGACAATGTTCTGACCCAATGCATATGTTTTCATCTCGAAAAGCGCTATGTATAGTTGTCTTATTACTGAGGGCGGCCTATGACTGTGCCATAGAAATTATTTTACTGTTGCCATTTCTCTGtagcatttattattatttaaatcttcATGGTATAACTTCTTGAAATTAGGagtatttttagttttcaaaaaagtggatgttttcttttttattcattggtttcttttttttttccaacactAGGACCATATTTGAGCAGCATGGCGAGATAACTGTATATCATTTAGGTTTATTCAACAGAGTGCTAGAGATCTTTGCTAAGAAATTCTTTACGCAGGGAGCATTAAAGGTATGTTTtggaaagttaaaaaaataacattttaatttaaacttgCATCAATATTTAGTAATTTGTTACATTCATTGTAACATCCTTAAGGGACTGAGCAATTACTTTTATTGCATATATTCACAtagaattatatttttgttattttttaacaaagcatCTCTTCACTAATAAGTAGTGTTGCAATACCAAGCAACATTACTACAGAGAAAAAGAGTCTCCCATTTGCAATGTCTCTTTCAGGCATATCAGGAGAGGGTTGTTATgaccacacaaaaaaacaacactttcatCATCTTGAAAGTAATTGTAACCACAATACCATGAGGTTTTAGCTGAATGAAGATTCCTGATTTCAAGGCCCCCTAGGAATTGCAAAATATTGGAACTTTAGAGAAAATCATttatctgaagaaaaaaaaagacatagcATTGGGAAACAGCCAGATATGTTTTAATACACTCTCTTTTTTTCACAGCCAGATATGTTTTAATAcgctctcttttttttacagCCAGATATGTTTTAAtacactctcttttttttacagCCAGATATGTTTTAATACACTCTCCTTTTTTTACAGTCAGATATGTTTTAAtacactctcttttttttacagCCAGATATGTTTTAAtacactctcttttttttacagCCAGATATGTTTTAatacactcttttttttttacagccagATATGTTTTAAtacactctcttttttttacagCCAGATATGTTTTAAtacactctcttttttttacagTCAGATATGTTTTAATAcactctcttaaaaaaaagtccaGAGGCATAAATAAGTCATCACTACTTCCCCATTGAAGTGAATCTAGAGGGGAGGTGTTCCTCGgttctgtcttttttttcagcttAAAACCTCAATAGTACTTACGTTCCCCATTGAAGTGAATCTAGAGGGAAGGTGTTCCTcgtttctgtctttttttcagCTTAAAACCTCAATAGTACTTACTTTCCCCATTGAAGTGAATCTGAAAGGAAGATGTTTTTATAGTTCATCGgttatgggttttttttttcaactcaaaactCATAACCtcaattaagtttttttttataaatatatattaagttttttttgttttttttttataggctttACAAATTATGGAGGAAATTCTGTATGAAAGATCATTATCTCAAAATAGCTTGAATATGTGAGAAAACATATTGGATTAACACAAACTGGAACAGGGCTTTAATGGAACAATAAAAGAATGCAAACTGCATGCTGCAATTATGATTTGCCTTTCATCTGCAGTTTGTCTGCATTTAGCTAATGTATTTTTCTTAATTAGAACTTGAACTCATGTgttcaatgtaaaataaatcaTATAAGCAAGATAGTGGATCAATATTATTTCAATTGTTTTTACTCTagaatttgtgtttgttttatatcaGTATTGAAAAGTTTGAGCCTCATATAACTTTTTTCCCTTTcagttgtaaatatttttatttattctgttgTGAAGTTTATTTTGATGATACAAATATGAACATGGGTGACAGCAACATActtggtagaaaaaaaaaattcaacttatCATAAGAGTAGAACTGATATAAAAGATTAAATAGTGCTTATAAATTGGCTCCATAAAAGGTTATTAATTGTCAAGAGTTGCCTGTttagatgaaaaaaataaaaattgataaaaatatgagCATGTTGCAGAAAATGGCTAAAGCTGAACTTCTTtaccaagaaataaactttatttaatgTTGTTATAATAAATCTGGGTTTGGTGACTTCAAATCCAGTGAATAGTGGTATTTTTAACAGGATTTTATTTAGGATGCCCCCATTTCCACTCGACTTAAATTGGTACATGACATACCATGTGGAAATAAGGGCAGCTACTCCATGTTCTGCCCACAAAATATAATAACTAGCATTGCTTCAGATCCTCCATCCAATtatagagaaatattttaaatctatgAGCCCAAATATGCATCCCAGAGAAGAAATTTTCAAAATGCAttcttatttattgttttgtgaAAGAGGAGCCATACTATACCATACTATAatgctaaatagatttttcaaaTGCACACTTTCTGTTATATTTTTACTTCTTTCTGAAATCATTTTTTAGATTTTGGTTAAGTAGAAATTTCTTTACAGGCAGCGTATTGCACCGGTGCTAGTAGCTAGCATTGAACTTCCTGATAAATCTAAGCACAATTCAATTTGACATCAAATGTGGAAATTtctattttagatctttcaaacaTATATAAGTAAGATATTTCAATTGGTTTCATGCTACCTGATAATTTAATACCATTTTTGTGCTTTTACAAAACATAAGTAGATCTTTGATATGCTattgtgacagttttttttttttttttatgaaattatttttcaacttcttaaaatgataaatattttcattctaAATTTTCTAACactaaaatctttaaaattatcCTTACCAATCTCAGTAATTTACTAAACTGGTTGAAGtccttttaaacctttttttttatttcagtgttAGCTGTTAAAACTAGCACATCACAATTATATATGGTTGCAGCATTATATCACCATGAGGGCCAACAACATTTAGATATGGTCAGTGTTCTCTGATGGATGTTTTAATAGGAGTTTAcagatacattttttctttgccCAAACCTTTGGACAACCAGAGTTAATGTGACAGTCACATTTAGGACTTTGGACCAGAATTCTGATGTACCaagtatttaatattattaacagAAGTGGTATCCTTAGCTGCAATAAGACCTGCATAATATTTTGACAAAGatcaaaatgtaattaaaaagagATTCAATGAATCCCGATGTATGAtactattttaaataatgagatttttatatttgattttgATTCTCTTGCAGGAGGATACATCTTGAACTTAGCCAGGTTTTTTAAGTGGCCCCAaaaggaaaagacgctattagttttgttttgtgtggcatgtctgtccgtcccgtttagatctcgtaaactagaaaagatagtgaaaatccggcatcctaatattttagtccatccaaagttctgatgcaacggctactttttttcttttctgaaagcgaaaaatcgaatttttaaaatcacatatgcaagcagttttttcataaaaacacacaacttttacaattattcactagtaacaaacactggaggcacTTTAGTATGGGAGATagccatttaccatatttttaacacatttatgcaaatggatttagattatttatccaaaaaaattttttttacaaatgtattgctgtTATGttagttctgtcatactaactatactacatttacagaaaaaaattaaatgtttactttttttaaaaaagaaaaaatctatttagtatgcatataagttggacataaataagtatttttttttatattatcgcgtTTACTGCTGTGCGAAACAGTAATCAAAACTACAATTAACTtaaggaaatttattttttttatgaaatgtttttttcttgagaccatttaaaaaacaattagattaattcaatattcattataagacattagttaggccaggttcacatctaactttggtCTGTTGAaccactggggcaccacacaagatctgtcaaccttctttctccattcttctctgtcatttttctttgatagaatttcattctgaagttctttctgaaaaagggggggggggcagattttccacacaaactgtctttgtaactttgtttcctgtgttatatggctccttttttttttttttacatacatatatatatatagatatatagatatatatatagatataatatataactaCTCAGGATTTGGCATTTTAGAAATTTAAGATGCCATTCTGTTTAGAATGTGGAAAATATTGATATAGCAAGTAATTATTAACCATTCAGTGCATATTGTCTGGCGTGTTTGTGGCTGTGGGAGGGTGACTTTTAGAGGTGTTATACAATCTTACTCCCTTATTAAGTACACCCAAAGGTATGTAGAATTAGGCTTAGTGGTTTTACATATGATGTAACATaccttatataatatatatacacaatgtAATGCTAGAAATTCATCAATAGAGATGTGTTGAAGCCACTACCCCTCTGACTTGTATCAGAAGCTTATATTATAGAGCATGGAAAATTctgctattttatttgaataatctagaactaggctgtttttaaattatataatatatttaaaaattatatatgttaaaaaagaaatatcaagtaAATTCCAATTAAGCCAGCATTTCTCAAACTGCTGGGCTCATCCTGAcaaaataaggggggggggggggcgaagcgGTTAATTGTTTTTTCCCAATAAGGAACTTTTAAATTGTTATGGTTTTTGGGAGAGGCGTCTGCAACCATGTCAACTCAAAACTATTTTAATAAGTACCGACAcacccattttttttctttaacctttttcatattgtttctgtagcttgagagaacattgaaatagttcaaacttttaaatacctctGTACTGTCTTAGACAAATTAAATTACACTGCATATTGTTGATTACATCACCAAAAAGGGGCATCACATTaagattatttattaaaatgtaatactttGCAGTACCGGTATATTTCAACATTTCTGCCTAGTCTGCCTACAGAATTCtgaacattaaatataaaataaacttcaataaaatcctaaatgctgctatTAAGGTAATTAGAAACAAACCCCAGATGGGCAACTAGTTGAGaaaatttttcataaaaaatataaaaaaatcatcCTTTAGGTCACAAATTCAACATTTTACAATCatagaaaaaatacaaaacaccTATTATAAATAAGGAcaaaatactcttttttttcttttgataatcaaatcattaaatacaatcgAACTATCTGAAATTTCACATGTTTTAAGTAAAACTGGTATGAACAAGCGGAGGCGTATATTtcatttgatatatatatatatcatatatatagtACTCATATTTATACTGAGATTAGTGAGATACTCTAGTCAGTCTTGTGAACTCTACTTATAAGTTATTTCTCTAGTGACACTCTGACTCTACTAACTAGCTAGAGACTCTAGAGACATCTTTTATGTTATTCAgacagcttttctttggacgaccctttcttcatgctcTCTCTACTGTACCTTGAGAAGAATGACTTTCGATAGTGAgacatgtcttacaatatgagtCAATATGACTGAACCatctcagctttcgtctctttacAGTAGGTATTGAGTTATTTTTCCTTCTAgctagccagagtgttgacttgtaaaagtagtACAAACtcgtttgtcttcttttcctgataACTGATACCCAGcagttttctgtagcatttactctaaAAAGCATGGATTCCTCTTTCAGCTTCAGTGTCTTTCACAACCATATCGGACTACAGAGACTACTAtagtgaagaatacagttttaattttactggtAAGCTGATTTTACTTGTCCAGATTTTCCACAGTTTGATCATGGCAGCGCAGATGCCAcgcttaaagtttttttttaatctcttttaTTGATCCTCCATCTCTTGTTATATTCGACCCTAagtatttaaatgagtcaactttTTCTACTGTTTGGCCATTCAATTGTATGCAACATCTACTATCGATCTCCACCACAAActaatattttgttcttttcagCACTGATTTCCATGACAACTATTCTGGCTGCAGCATCCATAGTTTTGTGGTAAGATCTTGTACCTGATCTTCATTTTCTATATCATCTGCAAATCTGTGATTGGAAATAGGCCGCCCATTTATGGTCAGGCTAGGAGTAAATTCTTCTAGCTAGGGTTTCCATCAAAATATGCTCCAGAAAAAAGTTCAAAAGAGCTCGAGAGAGAATCTATCCTTGCCACACTCTTATGGATGTCTTCAAACTTTCTCCTATTTGTTTGTTCAGAAGTACTGAGTTATTCTCAGTTTGATATAGGGCTTTGATAACATCATCACTTGCCACATGCCATTAAGTCAAACACGTTCAAAATAAGCTTTTTTGAAGTCTATGAAGTTGTGTACCAATTTTGTTTTGGTGTTGAagacatttttcatttaaaagtctGATGTTAAATTTTGTTCAACGGTGATTCCACCTACTCTGAAGCATGCCTTTTCTTCGGAAAGGACCTCCTCAGCTTTCTATTTAGTTTACTGAGAATTATTCTTAGCATTATCTTGTTTGAATGACCGATAAGACAAATCGTTCTATAGCGTTGGCATTGTTTATAGTTTCCTCTCTTGGGCAATGGAATAATTAATGATTAGGTCCATTCTTTTGCATGTTTTTTCGTTCCATATTTTCTGGCATATAATCCTAAAACATTTTATCTAGTTATAAGTTATAAGGTTAGGGTTGATAGTGGAGAGTCGTAAAGTTTCACCGGAAAGTCTGCCTGCCTGACTCTTTTCTTACttccttattatttttattcttactttttaaatggtttcattgttttatactTTTCATTCACTCGTCCAAATCCTATGATACAAAACGTgcggacgaaaaaaaaaataaatttaaacccACATCGATTTAGATCGCTCTACATAgctctagtttagatctagattgtcaATGATGAATG
It encodes:
- the LOC106073922 gene encoding PRELI domain-containing protein 2-like; the encoded protein is MVAHMTITHVFKYPVDKVADLHLTKYPTEKEPNVIKVEIREHKMDHVKGTDYQRRWAYCQNNVPQVLRIISLLDEKEIIFEEEAWLDLHNKSLRVESKNISFSDYAQMWEESTFKPSDENPNWTIFEQHGEITVYHLGLFNRVLEIFAKKFFTQGALKALQIMEEILYERSLSQNSLNM